A genomic stretch from Halichoerus grypus chromosome 7, mHalGry1.hap1.1, whole genome shotgun sequence includes:
- the LAD1 gene encoding ladinin-1 translates to MAVSRKDWSALSSLARQWTLEDEEEQERERRRRHRNLSSTTDDEAPRLAQDGAPAAQRLPSVEEGEVPKPRTSASKDEEEDTQAMLRTRQERRQRLQVVEAAQAPSPPGAQEPRDSSGPGQAKQQPLVPKKDGEPPPRQRLSRERRGPWAGEEESLAGRESEGGKKEVLEKSAVSEKPPVLGKTLVLGRRLVSEETSISEKALGPEKTSVSEKKSILEKTSVSEKLPAPGKTSDTERRVVSEKASLFVKSLVSEKTQATETKLAPKRAAASGQPQAGGQLASGGSQPPPTTGQRGRALPEKSPPSSAKLGEQGAPDPPTVASRLPPITFQVKIPSKEEEVDTLSPTQATYSSSLKRSSPRTISFRMSPRKDNSETTLTRSASMRPPAGTVKLGEKLERYHSAVQRSESVKLPGSSRTDFFVAPVGVASKRHLFEKELVGQSRADPASSRKDRLRLSGVVTSKLSLWLSRTQESGDQDPQEVRKESGATKRTQGGNKDSSLDVEV, encoded by the exons CCTGGCCAGGCAGTGGACTCTAGAGGATGAGGAGGAGCAGGAACGTGAGCGCCGGCGGCGGCACCGAAATCTGAGCTCCACCACGGACGATGAGGCTCCCAGGCTTGCCCAGGATGGTGCACCGGCTGCCCAGAG ACTGCCGAGCGTGGAGGAAGGAGAGGTGCCCAAGCCACGAACCTCAGCCTCTaaagatgaggaggaggacaCCCAGGCCATGCTCAGGACCCGGCAGGAGCGGAGGCAGAGGCTGCAGGTGGTGGAGGCTGCGCAGGCCCCCAGCCCGCCGGGGGCACAGGAGCCAAGGGACAGCTCTGGCCCAGGGCAGGCCAAGCAGCAGCCCCTTGTGCCCAAGAAGGACGGGGAGCCGCCACCTCGCCAGAGACTGAGCCGGGAGCGGCGGGGCCCCTGGGCCGGGGAGGAAGAGAGCTTGGCGGGTCGAGAGTCCGAAGGTGGGAAGAAGGAGGTCTTAGAGAAGTCGGCAGTCTCGGAGAAGCCCCCCGTCCTGGGGAAGACATTAGTACTTGGAAGGAGACTGGTCTCAGAGGAAACGTCCATCTCAGAGAAGGCTCTGGGCCCTGAGAAAACATCTGTGTCAGAGAAGAAGTCAATTCTAGAAAAAACAAGTGTGTCGGAGAAGCTGCCAGCCCCAGGGAAGACTTCAGACACGGAAAGGAGAGTAGTTTCTGAGAAAGCATCGCTCTTTGTGAAGTCTCTGGTGTCAGAGAAGACCCAGGCCACCGAGACAAAGCTGGCCCCAAAGAGGGCGGCCGCCTCAGGGCAGCCCCAGGCAGGGGGACAGCTGGCCTCGGGGGGAagccagcccccccccaccacagggcagaggggaagggccctCCCCGAGAAGAGCCCACCATCCTCGGCCaagctgggagagcagggggcgCCGGACCCTCCGACTGTGGCTTCCCGCCTCCCGCCCATCACATTCCAG GTGAAAATTCCCAGCAAGGAGGAAGAGGTGGACACACTCTCGCCCACCCAGGCCACCTACAGCAGCTCCCTCAAACGCTCCAGCCCCAGGACCATCTCCTTTCGG ATGAGCCCCAGGAAAGACAACTCAGAAACAACCTTAACCCGCAG CGCCAGCATGCGGCCCCCGGCTGGCACAGTCAAGTTAGGGGAGAAGCTGGAGAGATACCACTCGGCTGTCCAG AGATCAGAATCGGTCAAGTTGCCCGGCTCCTCCCGCACCGACTTCTTTGTGGCTCCCGTGGGCGTAGCCAGCAAGCGCCACCTCTTTGAGAAGGAGCTGGTAGGCCAGAGCCGAGCAGACCCGGCCTCCAGCCGGAAG GATCGCTTGAGGCTTTCAGGGGTTGTGACATCAAAGCTCAGCCTGTGGCTCAGCAGGACCCAGGAGTCTGGAGATCAGGACCCGCAG GAGGTGCGGAAAGAGTCAGGAGCCACCAAGAGGACCCAGGGGGGAAACAAAGACTCCTCCCTGGATGTAGAG GTGTGA